The proteins below come from a single Candidatus Bathyarchaeota archaeon genomic window:
- a CDS encoding chemotaxis protein CheD gives MLLLPLGSSLRRVGLAMPIQAVAYTQLESPFIVETDTNTHPQVEEVRVDMAAMKVDCRPVELLTSVGSCVGICLYDSKHKCGGLAHIMLPHTHLGPQEPLPSKFADTAVPALIQAIQEVTGKQGRISARIAGGANMFANTLAKGLDIGAKNVVAVREALNAHRVPLVGEDVGGSQGRRISFNLVSGAITVRTHNGEIKKL, from the coding sequence GTGCTCTTGCTTCCTTTAGGCAGCAGCCTTAGAAGAGTAGGTTTAGCTATGCCGATCCAGGCGGTTGCCTACACGCAGCTTGAGTCACCCTTCATAGTGGAAACTGACACAAACACACATCCTCAGGTGGAAGAGGTTCGAGTGGACATGGCAGCGATGAAGGTGGATTGCAGACCTGTTGAGCTACTAACAAGTGTCGGGTCATGTGTAGGCATATGCCTCTATGACTCCAAACACAAATGTGGGGGGTTAGCTCACATTATGCTTCCACACACCCACCTTGGACCACAAGAACCTCTTCCATCAAAATTTGCCGACACCGCCGTCCCCGCGTTGATCCAAGCTATCCAGGAGGTAACGGGGAAGCAGGGTCGTATTTCCGCAAGGATTGCGGGGGGCGCAAACATGTTTGCTAACACCCTTGCAAAAGGTTTAGACATCGGCGCCAAGAACGTGGTGGCTGTCCGCGAAGCCCTAAATGCCCATCGGGTTCCCCTGGTCGGTGAAGACGTGGGTGGTTCACAGGGTAGACGAATAAGCTTTAACCTTGTTTCTGGTGCAATCACGGTTAGAACTCATAATGGAGAGATAAAGAAGTTATGA
- a CDS encoding chemotaxis protein CheC codes for MKLPVQEEEQVDLNILLELGSIGSGHAATSLSDVLQQPVSIDVPRIHNVEPHLIPGFYNLHDLPMTAVHLELTDRYGCDILLLFEVAEAKKIAAMMTMASSVDDVDAELEASALQELANILIGSFLTAISDFVGIELLPSTPAMVTDGFDAIVDNFLIKQSMASESALIFETSFKRGGEDAKSILMIFPTMELKGLLIEKAKSMVSV; via the coding sequence ATGAAGCTCCCGGTGCAAGAGGAGGAACAAGTGGACTTAAACATCCTGCTTGAACTGGGAAGCATCGGTTCAGGGCACGCTGCAACCTCGCTTTCAGATGTATTGCAGCAGCCGGTTTCCATCGATGTGCCACGCATCCACAACGTTGAGCCCCATTTGATTCCCGGATTCTACAATCTGCATGATTTACCCATGACGGCGGTGCATCTGGAACTCACCGACCGCTATGGCTGCGATATTCTGCTGCTTTTCGAGGTTGCAGAAGCCAAAAAAATTGCGGCTATGATGACTATGGCCAGCTCAGTTGACGACGTAGACGCGGAGCTAGAGGCCTCCGCACTGCAGGAGCTCGCCAACATCCTCATCGGGTCCTTCCTCACGGCGATCTCTGACTTTGTGGGCATCGAGTTGCTTCCTTCAACGCCCGCGATGGTGACCGACGGGTTTGATGCAATCGTCGATAATTTCCTCATCAAGCAATCCATGGCCTCCGAGAGCGCCTTGATCTTTGAGACCTCCTTTAAGCGGGGCGGAGAAGATGCCAAGTCGATTCTGATGATTTTCCCAACGATGGAGCTTAAGGGTTTACTGATTGAGAAAGCCAAAAGCATGGTGAGCGTTTAG
- a CDS encoding response regulator, translated as MGNILIVDDASFMRAVLKRIVLQAGHDVVAEAGSGDDAITKFEQLHPDLVLMDIIMPPGPKAKDGIEALKQIVAANPSAKVVMCSSMGQQALIAEALKSGAKDFVIKPFQPQKVIEVLSKYA; from the coding sequence ATGGGAAACATACTGATAGTGGATGACGCATCCTTCATGCGCGCAGTCCTCAAAAGGATTGTGCTGCAGGCCGGGCACGACGTAGTCGCTGAAGCAGGAAGCGGCGACGACGCTATAACCAAGTTTGAGCAGCTACATCCTGACTTGGTGTTAATGGACATAATTATGCCCCCTGGACCAAAAGCCAAAGATGGCATTGAAGCGTTAAAGCAGATAGTTGCCGCTAACCCGTCTGCAAAGGTAGTGATGTGCAGTTCGATGGGGCAGCAGGCGCTTATCGCTGAGGCTTTAAAGTCTGGTGCGAAGGATTTTGTCATTAAGCCCTTTCAACCCCAAAAAGTAATTGAAGTCCTTTCAAAGTACGCTTGA
- a CDS encoding YhfC family intramembrane metalloprotease encodes MENINPLFMLQPIIVIAFSVALMVYWYKKRRFHQNVWLYSVIAYAVAIGLKYAVQLPTINLVIGAFGQHSIALGLYYGVQTMVFEVGLAFAVALYAVKRGKMDRRDAEAYGSGLAFWENVGFISVLSLVNLVAYYYVLSSPGAIADFTYNQLTAAAPSLFSSNATALGLVGIGVFERVSSMLIHVAWGYLCVMAALYHRRSLFIIALPMGLVDFFVPFAQSNVVLFEVGIFALAALSVFVAWYTTRALRGAPQTTTPPPLGQTSSLG; translated from the coding sequence ATGGAAAACATCAACCCCCTCTTCATGCTGCAGCCCATAATCGTCATCGCATTCTCCGTTGCCCTGATGGTTTACTGGTACAAGAAACGCCGCTTCCACCAAAACGTCTGGCTTTACTCAGTAATCGCCTACGCCGTCGCCATCGGCCTCAAATACGCGGTGCAGCTGCCCACCATCAACCTTGTCATCGGCGCCTTCGGACAACACAGCATCGCCCTAGGCTTGTACTATGGGGTGCAAACGATGGTTTTCGAGGTAGGCTTGGCTTTTGCAGTGGCGCTCTACGCGGTTAAACGCGGCAAGATGGATAGGCGGGATGCAGAGGCGTATGGTTCGGGCTTGGCGTTTTGGGAAAACGTGGGCTTCATAAGTGTCCTCTCGCTGGTTAACCTGGTTGCCTACTACTATGTACTCTCCAGCCCCGGCGCCATCGCGGATTTTACCTACAACCAACTTACCGCAGCTGCGCCCTCACTGTTCTCCTCAAACGCAACCGCTTTGGGATTAGTCGGTATAGGCGTTTTTGAGCGGGTCTCCTCGATGCTGATTCATGTCGCATGGGGTTACCTCTGCGTGATGGCTGCGCTTTACCACCGAAGAAGTCTCTTCATCATCGCCTTACCGATGGGGCTGGTTGACTTCTTTGTGCCCTTCGCCCAAAGCAACGTGGTGCTCTTCGAAGTGGGGATATTCGCGTTGGCTGCCCTCTCCGTGTTTGTGGCATGGTATACGACAAGAGCGCTACGCGGGGCACCCCAAACCACAACGCCACCGCCGTTGGGGCAGACAAGCTCCTTGGGGTAA
- a CDS encoding 30S ribosomal protein S12, with protein sequence MGSKSPRGEFAARQLKKKRKNFRWHDRYFNRRMLMLDEKVDPMQGAPQARGIVLEKVGVESKQPNSAIRKCVRTQLIKNGRTISAFLPGDGALNVIDEHDEVVVEGIGGTRGGAMGDIPGVRWKVVKVNGTSLNELVYGRKTKPAR encoded by the coding sequence ATGGGTTCCAAGTCACCACGAGGCGAATTCGCCGCAAGGCAACTGAAGAAGAAGCGGAAGAATTTCCGTTGGCACGATAGGTACTTTAACAGGCGCATGTTGATGCTCGACGAGAAAGTTGACCCTATGCAGGGCGCACCGCAGGCACGCGGGATTGTGCTCGAGAAGGTCGGTGTCGAGTCAAAGCAGCCAAACAGCGCCATCAGAAAATGTGTCCGCACACAACTTATTAAAAACGGCAGAACCATCAGTGCGTTCCTCCCCGGCGACGGCGCCTTAAACGTCATCGACGAACACGACGAAGTCGTGGTGGAGGGCATCGGCGGCACCCGCGGCGGCGCCATGGGCGACATCCCCGGTGTCAGATGGAAGGTCGTTAAAGTAAACGGCACAAGCCTAAACGAGCTTGTGTACGGTAGAAAAACTAAACCGGCAAGGTAA
- a CDS encoding CbbQ/NirQ/NorQ/GpvN family protein, protein MVYGHQGLKEKEAASRIQEVSSLKKDRYKVTVSLDKERPMSTSPLYYKYNIQRFDLHPNFSFSHLDSMIPKGTPEYLDHGLNYVERIVRALYYFKQCSLIGPSGTGKTHIVYLVAELTGLPIWEVNCGLSTSSFDLIGRFIGLGKENWVDGLLTQWLRKGGIMYLDEANMMKQDVATRLNPVLDTRGHLVLNEKDSEVIERHKYGYMIISMNPATAEFSGTKPLNAAMRRRMAVWINFDFLSVGEKISPDEVEMLRKRTKVSQEVAYGIIQAGAELRRQYKAGDLPYGPSLGDLINWATLVSDGMTPMDAAEETIIGLTSDNVEVQADVRRILEPVFVKS, encoded by the coding sequence ATGGTTTATGGCCATCAGGGTTTGAAAGAGAAAGAGGCGGCGAGTCGTATCCAAGAGGTTTCCTCGCTCAAGAAGGACCGGTATAAGGTTACGGTTTCTTTAGATAAGGAGCGTCCGATGTCTACTTCGCCGCTTTACTACAAATACAACATCCAGCGCTTCGATTTGCACCCTAACTTTAGTTTTAGCCACCTAGACAGCATGATCCCCAAGGGCACCCCTGAGTATCTGGACCACGGCTTAAACTATGTTGAACGCATCGTGCGGGCCCTCTACTACTTCAAGCAGTGCAGCCTCATTGGGCCATCCGGCACAGGAAAAACCCACATCGTGTACTTGGTCGCGGAGCTTACGGGGCTGCCGATTTGGGAAGTGAACTGTGGTTTATCCACCAGCAGCTTTGACTTGATCGGCCGATTCATCGGTTTAGGGAAAGAGAACTGGGTGGATGGTTTGCTTACTCAGTGGCTGCGTAAAGGCGGCATCATGTACCTCGACGAAGCCAACATGATGAAGCAGGACGTCGCCACACGACTCAACCCCGTCCTTGACACAAGAGGCCACCTTGTCTTAAACGAGAAAGACAGCGAAGTCATCGAACGCCACAAATACGGCTACATGATCATCAGCATGAACCCCGCCACCGCCGAATTCAGCGGCACCAAACCCCTCAACGCAGCCATGCGCCGACGAATGGCCGTGTGGATTAACTTTGACTTTCTAAGCGTCGGAGAAAAAATCAGTCCTGACGAGGTGGAGATGCTGCGTAAACGAACCAAAGTTTCGCAGGAAGTCGCGTATGGCATCATTCAGGCGGGGGCGGAGCTTCGTCGGCAGTACAAGGCGGGTGATTTGCCTTATGGTCCCTCTTTGGGTGACTTGATTAATTGGGCAACGCTTGTTTCTGACGGCATGACGCCTATGGATGCGGCGGAGGAGACAATCATCGGGTTAACCAGCGATAACGTTGAAGTTCAAGCGGATGTGCGGAGAATTTTAGAGCCGGTTTTTGTTAAGAGCTAG
- a CDS encoding protein-glutamate O-methyltransferase CheR, with protein sequence MAQVEVGSVEAYLENSAYSKVKRMLYEAVGLDCSGYRDEYLRRRFEIRLRVTGCVSFGRYITYLRHHPEEYACLLNDLTVNFTSFFRDSDVYDYLEKKILPELLSKGKPVRIWSAGCASGEEPYSLAMLIHRVLGGKVTGGAASIYASDIDADALSKAKRGVYSTRQLGGVDAACLERFFKPEGEGFFEVRDEVKSLIRFGKFDLMQKPLQMNLDLILCRNVMIYFSRERQQQVHMNFFHALREGGYFITGKSEILQGQPAQVFSVVEPVVRLYQKNTKANPS encoded by the coding sequence GTGGCTCAGGTTGAAGTGGGCTCCGTCGAGGCGTATCTGGAGAACAGCGCGTATTCGAAGGTTAAGCGGATGCTTTACGAGGCAGTGGGTCTTGACTGTTCAGGCTACCGCGATGAGTATCTGCGTCGCAGATTCGAGATTCGCCTGCGCGTAACGGGGTGCGTCAGCTTTGGCCGATACATCACTTACCTGAGGCATCACCCAGAAGAGTATGCTTGTTTACTTAATGATTTAACGGTGAATTTCACCAGTTTCTTCCGGGACTCCGATGTGTATGATTATCTGGAAAAGAAGATTCTGCCTGAACTGCTGTCGAAGGGTAAGCCAGTGCGGATTTGGAGCGCCGGCTGCGCAAGCGGCGAGGAACCTTACTCGTTGGCTATGCTTATCCACAGGGTTTTAGGCGGCAAAGTAACTGGGGGCGCCGCATCTATCTATGCCTCGGATATCGATGCAGACGCGTTATCTAAGGCTAAGCGGGGGGTCTACTCTACTAGGCAACTGGGCGGAGTGGACGCGGCATGTCTGGAACGGTTTTTTAAGCCGGAAGGAGAAGGCTTCTTTGAGGTACGCGACGAGGTTAAATCGCTTATTCGCTTTGGCAAGTTTGATTTGATGCAAAAGCCGCTGCAGATGAACCTGGATCTGATTCTGTGCCGTAACGTGATGATTTATTTTAGCCGCGAACGCCAGCAGCAGGTCCACATGAACTTCTTCCATGCCCTGCGCGAAGGCGGATACTTCATCACGGGCAAATCAGAGATCCTGCAGGGCCAGCCAGCACAGGTCTTCTCGGTGGTGGAGCCAGTGGTGCGGCTCTACCAGAAAAACACCAAAGCCAACCCATCATAA
- a CDS encoding GNAT family N-acetyltransferase — MSSISEKRMGKLRDDVSLKFYPSLLIGRLAVENGWRRKGVGKCLCGWCLGVAITLSEKVGCRYVIVETDEANLRFYESCDFQLGKALDEDKGRAMWMYQRIIDSR; from the coding sequence ATGTCAAGTATTTCTGAGAAACGAATGGGCAAGTTAAGGGATGATGTAAGCCTGAAATTCTATCCTAGTCTGCTTATTGGCAGATTAGCAGTGGAGAATGGTTGGCGCAGAAAGGGCGTCGGAAAATGCTTATGCGGTTGGTGCTTGGGTGTAGCCATTACATTATCCGAGAAAGTCGGTTGCCGTTATGTAATTGTTGAAACTGATGAAGCTAACCTACGCTTCTATGAAAGTTGTGATTTTCAGCTGGGAAAAGCGCTCGACGAGGATAAAGGCCGAGCTATGTGGATGTACCAGCGAATCATTGACTCAAGGTAG
- a CDS encoding pyridoxamine 5'-phosphate oxidase family protein, translating into MGIKISKSDKAFIQKLPIGRLATATEDCEPVVRPVWPVFDGVYFYIASDPDTPKLEHIEANPQVSLVIDDYDKNNWSIIRGIRIQGEAELMWNGEEYRYAHDLLKEKFPEYRTEDGGWKEGDLPIIKITPTSFYRWVEGSWK; encoded by the coding sequence ATGGGAATTAAAATTTCGAAATCTGACAAAGCCTTCATACAAAAATTGCCAATTGGACGATTAGCAACAGCAACCGAGGACTGTGAACCCGTCGTACGTCCAGTGTGGCCGGTCTTCGACGGAGTCTACTTCTACATCGCCTCTGACCCCGACACCCCAAAGCTGGAGCACATCGAAGCTAACCCGCAGGTGTCACTGGTCATCGACGACTACGACAAAAACAACTGGTCCATCATCCGGGGAATTCGCATCCAAGGCGAAGCGGAGCTTATGTGGAACGGCGAGGAATACCGTTACGCTCATGATTTGCTTAAGGAAAAGTTTCCTGAGTACCGGACCGAGGATGGCGGCTGGAAAGAGGGTGATTTGCCCATCATCAAGATTACGCCGACGAGTTTTTACCGGTGGGTTGAGGGCAGCTGGAAGTAG
- a CDS encoding 30S ribosomal protein S7: MAQATVAQPQEILLFQKWSFKDITVKDIGLQRYLNLTPMVAPHSMGRHEHQRFRKAKVNIVERLINGLMRSGKNAGKKAKATNFVKEAFEIIHVRTGKNPIEVLVQAVENSSPAEDTTRISYGGVVYHLSVDVAPQRRIDLAIRHITAGARASSINNPRSIQETLADELILASAKDIKSAGVAKRNEIERVAQSSR, from the coding sequence ATGGCACAAGCAACAGTAGCTCAACCCCAAGAGATTCTGCTCTTCCAGAAATGGAGCTTCAAAGACATCACAGTCAAAGACATCGGCTTGCAGCGGTACCTCAACTTAACCCCGATGGTTGCGCCCCACAGCATGGGCCGCCACGAGCACCAACGCTTCCGAAAAGCCAAAGTCAACATCGTCGAGCGCCTCATCAACGGATTGATGCGCAGCGGCAAAAACGCAGGCAAAAAAGCCAAAGCAACCAACTTCGTTAAGGAAGCATTCGAAATCATCCATGTCCGCACAGGCAAAAACCCAATCGAGGTCCTAGTGCAGGCAGTTGAGAACAGCTCCCCCGCCGAGGACACTACACGTATCAGCTACGGTGGCGTTGTCTATCACCTCTCCGTAGACGTTGCTCCCCAGCGCCGCATTGACCTTGCAATCCGCCATATAACCGCGGGTGCACGGGCATCAAGCATCAACAACCCCCGCAGCATACAGGAAACCCTCGCAGACGAGCTTATCTTAGCCTCCGCCAAAGACATCAAATCCGCAGGCGTCGCTAAACGCAACGAAATCGAACGCGTCGCGCAGAGCAGCAGATAA
- a CDS encoding putative toxin-antitoxin system toxin component, PIN family: MVLDTNVWVSALLWGGKPAEIVAAAEQGKVTVYISEEIVAEINQVLSYPKIARVYQTTTVGKEELIQQVLRIGKVVQVTSEVDVVTEHASDNRFLECALDSKAHYVVSGDRHLLNVVAFRKIKMVSVRDFLELIP, encoded by the coding sequence ATAGTTCTAGACACAAACGTCTGGGTTTCAGCGCTGCTCTGGGGCGGCAAACCCGCAGAGATAGTAGCGGCGGCTGAACAGGGAAAAGTAACTGTGTACATCTCTGAAGAAATAGTGGCAGAAATTAACCAGGTTTTATCTTACCCTAAAATCGCTCGCGTTTACCAAACGACCACAGTTGGCAAAGAAGAACTGATTCAGCAAGTGCTGCGAATCGGCAAGGTAGTGCAGGTAACAAGCGAAGTTGACGTTGTTACTGAGCATGCTTCAGATAACAGATTCTTGGAGTGTGCTCTGGATTCAAAGGCCCATTACGTGGTTAGCGGCGATAGGCACCTTCTTAATGTGGTTGCTTTTAGGAAAATCAAGATGGTGTCTGTAAGAGATTTTCTTGAGTTAATCCCGTAA
- a CDS encoding AbrB/MazE/SpoVT family DNA-binding domain-containing protein, with product MVEASTTTISSKGQVVIPSNVRKAANLKKGEKILAIAIDDTVILKKIVDKNFQETLKPVWDKAKQLGLTEEDVNALVEEARA from the coding sequence TTGGTCGAAGCATCAACAACCACAATCTCCTCCAAAGGACAAGTCGTAATACCCTCCAACGTCCGAAAAGCGGCCAACCTGAAAAAAGGCGAAAAAATCCTAGCCATAGCAATCGACGACACAGTGATTCTCAAAAAAATCGTTGACAAAAACTTCCAAGAAACCCTAAAACCAGTATGGGATAAAGCTAAGCAGTTGGGCTTAACCGAGGAAGATGTAAACGCCCTCGTCGAAGAAGCAAGAGCCTAA
- a CDS encoding M64 family metallo-endopeptidase, which yields MLAAAIRKRKLLAWVLAVTAVLAILNAPFVNTKAAPSPTLVPLQYNLPSPETLDIIFLPQYYTQEELANFSQTVENYSAALFTVAPFSEYKNSINIWRVDTTEDFGASRSPTMERLLTVNNAKVKQYVGALGNFDLASSAPNDVVIVLVNTQIYGGSGASDVAVTYVGEEWGREVMMHELGHSFGGLGEEYVLYDSDYPAGGNISYPNVDWDGSKWAGVPGTGAFQGAWYRNLVRPTNNSCLMATSYWGYCPVCERALRVRLEGFGAGEYCLKVGEVSGNGVVLVNGTVYNQQNWTFLPGDTANVTAVPADGWSFVTWSSFGGATDNPSYLTMYENKTVNPIFKLATNPTPTPTHNPTQTTSPKTTPTANTPEPATSSPNPSASATPTPSVPEIGGCITVLALIFGALTAILLIFKRASPAPYRS from the coding sequence ATGCTGGCCGCTGCGATAAGAAAAAGAAAACTGTTAGCATGGGTCCTAGCGGTCACTGCCGTCCTGGCGATTTTGAATGCGCCGTTTGTAAACACTAAAGCCGCTCCTTCCCCAACACTTGTACCGCTACAATACAATCTGCCCTCCCCCGAAACCCTAGATATAATCTTTCTCCCTCAATACTACACCCAAGAAGAACTCGCCAATTTCAGCCAGACTGTTGAAAACTACTCCGCAGCCCTGTTCACCGTTGCACCCTTTAGCGAATATAAAAATTCCATAAACATCTGGAGAGTGGACACAACTGAAGATTTTGGTGCCTCTCGAAGCCCAACGATGGAGAGGTTACTGACGGTAAACAACGCAAAAGTCAAGCAGTACGTAGGCGCCCTTGGCAACTTTGATTTAGCAAGCAGCGCCCCCAACGACGTAGTGATAGTTTTAGTTAACACCCAAATCTATGGCGGCTCGGGGGCTTCTGATGTCGCCGTTACCTATGTCGGAGAGGAATGGGGTAGAGAGGTCATGATGCACGAGTTAGGTCACAGCTTCGGAGGGCTTGGAGAAGAATATGTACTCTACGACAGCGACTACCCTGCAGGAGGAAACATTTCCTATCCAAACGTTGATTGGGATGGAAGTAAATGGGCGGGTGTCCCCGGCACAGGCGCATTCCAGGGCGCATGGTACAGAAACCTCGTTCGCCCCACCAACAATAGCTGTCTAATGGCAACAAGCTACTGGGGATATTGCCCCGTATGTGAACGCGCCCTTCGTGTAAGACTTGAGGGCTTCGGGGCCGGGGAATACTGCCTTAAAGTTGGGGAGGTGTCGGGGAACGGCGTAGTCCTTGTCAACGGAACAGTCTACAATCAACAGAACTGGACATTTCTCCCAGGAGACACTGCTAACGTCACCGCGGTTCCGGCAGACGGATGGTCCTTTGTAACCTGGAGCAGCTTTGGCGGAGCAACAGACAACCCATCATACTTAACTATGTACGAAAACAAGACAGTTAACCCCATTTTTAAGCTAGCCACAAACCCAACGCCCACTCCCACCCATAACCCGACCCAAACAACCTCCCCCAAAACGACACCCACTGCAAATACACCTGAACCAGCAACCTCCTCACCCAATCCGTCCGCTTCGGCTACTCCGACACCGTCCGTGCCAGAAATAGGCGGCTGCATAACAGTGCTCGCGTTGATTTTTGGAGCGTTGACGGCTATACTGCTTATTTTCAAAAGAGCCTCTCCGGCGCCCTACCGGTCATAA
- a CDS encoding Fic family protein — translation MNLTPQEIELKRATAEAKLKEKIRSARAISDPYFTALSPMECEELQTLQAHGELQVLHLSDLDWDKFKEAFTYNTNAIEGSYIESKEVRDILREDKWPEGKSKEDIAETYGVSEAIDYIRATEERISPGLIKDIHRIVFKNSKPFAGRFRKKGVEVVVADAYGNVIHRGAPAELVPGMLQELTQWYNDNKTEYPPLVLAAVVHNQFEMIHPFQDGNGRVGRILLNNILLKHNLPPLNIELRNRREYYAALQAYEKAHDLRPTLDLILKEYRALKGILK, via the coding sequence ATGAACCTTACACCGCAGGAAATTGAACTAAAGAGAGCTACCGCCGAAGCAAAATTAAAAGAGAAAATCAGATCAGCCCGCGCCATAAGTGACCCCTACTTTACCGCCCTTTCCCCCATGGAATGTGAAGAACTGCAGACGCTTCAAGCACACGGGGAACTTCAAGTACTCCACCTCTCAGACCTGGACTGGGACAAATTCAAAGAAGCCTTCACCTACAACACCAACGCTATAGAAGGCTCCTACATCGAGTCAAAAGAAGTCCGAGATATTCTAAGAGAAGATAAATGGCCTGAAGGCAAAAGCAAAGAAGACATAGCCGAAACCTACGGCGTATCAGAAGCAATAGATTACATCCGAGCAACAGAAGAGCGCATCTCGCCTGGGCTTATAAAAGATATCCATCGCATAGTTTTCAAGAATTCAAAGCCTTTCGCAGGCAGGTTCAGAAAAAAAGGCGTCGAAGTGGTGGTTGCCGATGCCTATGGAAACGTGATACACCGCGGCGCCCCCGCCGAATTAGTCCCAGGAATGCTTCAAGAGCTTACACAGTGGTACAACGACAATAAGACAGAGTATCCGCCACTTGTTTTAGCCGCCGTAGTCCACAACCAATTCGAAATGATTCATCCTTTTCAAGATGGAAACGGAAGAGTGGGTAGAATTTTGCTAAACAACATTCTGCTGAAACATAACCTTCCGCCCCTCAACATAGAACTTCGAAATAGAAGAGAATACTATGCTGCGTTGCAGGCCTACGAGAAAGCCCACGACCTGCGCCCGACCTTGGATTTGATTCTCAAAGAGTATAGGGCACTCAAAGGGATACTAAAGTGA
- a CDS encoding DUF2341 domain-containing protein — translation MKKLIHVITIIFLVSAISSCFLVTSQADTANWWDSSWQYRRQVTISEQSKNTLNQFPISITFDNPGKIQANGSDIRIVDSKNTEIPFSIETFDLNSATILLNIDLSAQESKAIYIYYGNPEAEAPNYPLIPLQIDEGKTGNATIDNSLFIGWNKVP, via the coding sequence ATGAAGAAACTAATTCACGTCATCACCATAATCTTTTTAGTATCGGCTATTTCAAGTTGTTTTTTGGTTACTTCACAAGCGGATACTGCTAATTGGTGGGATTCTTCATGGCAGTACAGAAGGCAAGTTACAATTTCTGAGCAAAGTAAAAATACTTTGAATCAATTCCCAATTTCCATAACTTTTGACAACCCAGGAAAAATTCAGGCTAACGGAAGTGATATTAGAATTGTTGATAGTAAGAACACGGAGATTCCATTTTCTATAGAAACTTTCGACCTGAATTCTGCAACCATCCTGTTGAATATTGATCTAAGTGCTCAGGAATCCAAGGCGATTTACATTTATTATGGAAATCCAGAAGCTGAAGCCCCAAATTATCCCTTGATACCCTTACAAATTGATGAGGGTAAAACTGGCAATGCAACAATAGATAACAGCCTATTCATAGGGTGGAATAAGGTACCCTAA